One Pectinophora gossypiella chromosome 9, ilPecGoss1.1, whole genome shotgun sequence genomic region harbors:
- the LOC126369407 gene encoding uncharacterized protein LOC126369407 gives MSARNYLSARDKKFEYLPSITHKSGGHSSELPVLSASTSRFNRNLSYTYDVQPYIVNNVERAGTPFSDFFSESGTGTPDFRSEESDSSSGSALRRSNAEATRSLSEEWQRIERTLYDEEGEKCMRPQMVEECKQWRELHPQLRIVGRAILLPEKRSGHRPLEYDEVVAVHYSDYSEFSESEERLSQSSSDVTPQNSPRVSICENIAEPRVSWEKLPASEDVHEPKLSREKISIFPMCDERELPDTFCSLLHITPLQVRSPSQRKRQNPSILKSEIASSRWMKNSRPDSSLNCDRNSAKSFVSLDMRNIALSASDRNKIFNSRVLTARHRDIARLEPLCTPELAPNETSRLNGTAMYPYNMRKVSLPPLLLEEEKKKVVVNSAKKFTKTRKTGPKNMYQLDRMRHNK, from the exons ATGTCTGCTAGAAATTACCTTTCGGCTCGGGATAAGAAGTTTGAATATTTGCCGAGTATCACGCATAAGTCGGGGGGTCATTCTTCGGAGCTGCCGGTGCTTTCAGCTAGTACCAGTCGCTTCAACAGGAACCTCAGTTACACGTACGACGTGCAACCCTACATAGTGAACAACGTCGAGCGCGCTGGTACGCCGTTCTCAGACTTTTTTTCAGAAAGTGGAACTG GCACACCAGACTTCCGCAGTGAAGAAAGTGACAGCAGCTCAGGGTCTGCACTAAGAAGGAGCAATGCGGAGGCCACCAGGTCTCTGTCGGAGGAGTGGCAGAGAATTGAGAGGACACTCTATGATGAGGAGGGAGAGAAGTGTATGCGGCCACAGATGGTTGAGGAATGCAAACAATGGAGAGAATTGCATCCACAGCTTAG AATTGTGGGCAGGGCCATTCTGCTGCCAGAGAAGAGATCAGGTCATAGACCATTGGAGTATGATGAGGTTGTGGCCGTTCACTACAGTGACTACAGTGAGTTCAGTGAAAGCGAGGAGAGACTCTCACAGAGCAGCTCTGACGTCACCCCACAAAACTCCCCCAGAGTCTCCATATGCGAGAACATTGCAGAACCCAGGGTGTCTTGGGAAAAGCTGCCAGCATCTGAAGACGTTCATGAACCAAAGCTGTCACGAGAGAAAATATCCATCTTCCCAATGTGCGATGAACGTGAACTCCCAGACACATTCTGTTCTCTTCTACACATCACTCCACTACAAGTTCGAAGTCCATCACAAAGAAAGAGACAGAATCCATCCATATTGAAGTCTGAAATAGCATCTTCGCGGTGGATGAAAAACTCTAGACCGGATTCATCCCTAAATTGTGATAGAAATAGTGCTAAGTCATTTGTATCGTTGGATATGCGGAATATAGCTTTAAGTGCTTCAgatcgcaataaaatatttaacagcAGAGTGCTGACTGCGAGGCACAGGGACATAGCAAGGCTAGAGCCACTATGTACACCAGAATTAGCTCCTAATGAAACATCAAGATTGAATGGTACAGCCATGTACCCTTATAATATGAGAAAAGTTTCACTACCACCTCTACTGTTGGAGGAGGAAAAAAAGAAAGTTGTAGTTAATTCTGCAAAAAAATTCACTAAAACAAGGAAGACTGGACCTAAAAATATGTATCAGTTGGACAGAATGAGACATAACAAATAA